The Euphorbia lathyris chromosome 3, ddEupLath1.1, whole genome shotgun sequence genome contains a region encoding:
- the LOC136223720 gene encoding zingipain-2-like, translating to MVFMKHILCTILALFFIIGPSTRQSMARTLPPDTSMYERHEQWIARFGRLYKDANEKAMRFKIFEENVQRIDSFNSEADKSYRLAVNQYADLTNKEFRESRNRLNGRKNSAQIWGFRYENDSGVPDSVDWRKKGAVTPIKDQGQCGSCWAFSAVAAVEGIHEIKTGKLIALSEQEIVDCDTRNHGCQGGLMDDAFKFIVEHGLASEAMYPYNASDSTCNTEAEGKPSARITGYEDVPVNNETALAKVVANQPVSVAIDAGGFEFQFYSSGVFNGSCGTQLDHGVAIVGYGVGYGKKYWAVKNSWGKQWGEKGYIRMQKDVAEKEGMCGIAMQASYPIA from the exons ATGGTGTTTATGAAGCACATTTTATGCACCATTCTAGCTTTGTTCTTCATAATAGGACCTTCGACCCGTCAATCGATGGCTCGAACCCTCCCACCGGATACATCGATGTACGAGAGGCACGAGCAATGGATTGCTCGTTTTGGCCGTCTATACAAGGATGCTAATGAGAAGGCAATGCGGTTCAAGATATTCGAGGAAAATGTTCAACGTATTGATTCGTTTAATAGCGAAGCTGATAAATCTTACAGGCTCGCTGTTAACCAATATGCGGATCTCACAAACAAAGAGTTTAGAGAATCGAGGAATAGATTAAATGGTCGTAAAAACTCTGCTCAAATATGGGGTTTTAGATACGAGAATGATAGCGGAGTACCAGATAGCGTAGATTGGAGAAAGAAAGGAGCTGTCACACCTATCAAAGATCAAGGCCAATGTG GTTCTTGTTGGGCATTTTCGGCCGTAGCAGCAGTGGAAGGAATCCATGAGATAAAAACAGGAAAGCTGATTGCTCTTTCGGAGCAGGAGATCGTGGACTGTGACACAAGAAATCATGGTTGTCAAGGCGGTCTTATGGACGACGCCTTCAAGTTCATAGTAGAACATGGCCTCGCAAGCGAGGCAATGTACCCATATAACGCGTCTGATAGCACTTGCAACACAGAAGCAGAAGGGAAACCTTCAGCCAGGATAACTGGCTACGAAGATGTGCCAGTAAACAATGAGACTGCATTAGCGAAGGTTGTTGCTAATCAACCAGTTTCAGTCGCCATCGATGCTGGCGGATTCGAGTTCCAATTCTATTCAAGTGGGGTATTTAATGGATCTTGTGGAACTCAACTAGACCATGGTGTTGCCATAGTTGGTTATGGGGTTGGGTATGGTAAGAAGTATTGGGCAGTGAAGAATTCATGGGGGAAGCAATGGGGAGAAAAAGGATACATAAGGATGCAAAAAGATGTAGCTGAAAAAGAAGGCATGTGTGGCATTGCAATGCAAGCTTCTTATCCTATtgcataa
- the LOC136224210 gene encoding uncharacterized protein, translating into MGTLSGIFQRPVVAAAAVAVASASTDFSDKLMSLKSLDAVASPSAVHSEQEINISWVSHISVSKLSNLSFVTGIRVPLPNTNFPVSIQKFVPNALGSSAAYSPLINSYQSAGLAKGPKPTSFTNAVPTSPSPDVLYRWHLPDADAVDVSGSSNCNLEKSRTVVVMLGWLGSKQKHLKKYAEWYTSRGFHVITFTFPMADILSYQLGGKAEKDIDSLVNHLEDWLEEEHGKNLVFHTFSNTGWLIYGVMLEKFQNQDPSLMGRIKGCIVDSAPVAAPDAQVWASGFSAAFLKKRSVATKVHTSSNDSSIELRVGSTALAEPKPAATESALLAILEKFFQVVLNLPKVNRRLSDVLNLLSSKQPTCPQLYIYSTADRVIPARSVESFVEEQRRAGHEVRACNFVSTPHVDHFRHDPKLYSSQLSQFLEDCVLTSCKHV; encoded by the exons ATGGGTACATTGTCCGGAATCTTTCAAAGGCCAGTTGTAGCAGCTGCTGCTGTTGCTGTAGCTTCTGCTTCTACTGATTTTTCAGATAAACTTATGTCTCTCAAATCATTAGATGCTGTAGCTTCTCCTTCTGCTGTTCATTCAGAGCAAGAAATAAACATTTCCTGGGTTTCTCATATATCAGTTTCAAAGCTATCCAACTTGTCCTTTGTGACAGGAATTCGTGTACCTCTTCCTAACACGAATTTCCCGGTTTCGATTCAGAAGTTTGTTCCTAATGCATTAGGTTCATCTGCAGCTTATTCTCCACTTATCAATTCATATCAGTCGGCAGGCTTGGCAAAAGGGCCGAAACCAACATCATTTACAAATGCAGTTCCTACTTCCCCTTCTCCTGATGTATTATACAGATGGCATCTGCCAGACGCGGATGCTGTTGATGTTTCGGGGTCTTCTAATTGCAACTTAGAGAAGTCGAGGACAGTAGTTGTCATGTTGGGATGGTTAGGATCAAAGCAAAAACATCTTAAGAAATATGCAGAATGGTATACTTCAAGAGGATTTCATGTCATTACTTTCACTTTTCCAATGGCTGACATTCTTAGTTACCAACTCGGTGGGAAAGCTGAGAAGGACATAGACTCGCTTGTGAACCATCTGGAAGATTGGCTGGAAGAGGAACACGGGAAGAACTTGGTTTTTCATACGTTTAGCAATACTGGATGGTTAAT ATATGGAGTTATGCTAGAGAAGTTTCAGAATCAGGATCCGTCTTTAATGGGAAGGATTAAAGGTTGCATTGTTGATTCTGCACCTGTTGCAGCCCCTGACGCTCAG GTCTGGGCTTCAGGTTTTTCCGCAGCTTTTTTGAAGAAGAGGAGTGTTGCTACGAAAGTACATACAAGCTCAAACGATTCAAGCATAGAATTACGAGTAGGCAGCACAGCGCTTGCAGAACCAAAACCTGCAGCAACTGAATCAGCTCTGTTAGCAATTCTGGAGAAGTTCTTTCAGGTGGTTCTGAATCTTCCTAAAGTGAACAG GCGGCTTTCCGATGTGCTAAACTTATTATCATCCAAACAACCTACCTGTCCACAGCTATACATTTATAGCACTGCAGATAGAGTAATTCCTGCAAGGTCTGTCGAATCATTTGTAGAGGAGCAGCGGAGAGCTGGGCATGAGGTTCGGGCTTGCAACTTTGTTTCCACACCTCATGTTGATCATTTTCGACATGATCCGAAACTGTACAGCAGTCAGCTCAGCCAGTTCTTGGAGGACTGTGTTCTCACTTCTTGCAAACATGTGTAA
- the LOC136224349 gene encoding FAD synthetase 2, chloroplastic-like has product MLGGGSRISHHLRDCNHHHLGLGFCSTGIVKLSSFIFRPSNLTIIGDNHSNRQRFQQRLVSSSSLQCKSPGEIPIAFDCFSQQEDDHEPPSEGLSAVAGGIVALGKFDALHIGHRELAIQASKVGTPYLLSFVGIAEVLGWEPRAPIVAKCDRSRVLASWASYCSNVAPSEFQIEFSSVRHLNPQQFVEKLSKELRVCGVVAGENYRFGYKAAGDATDLVRLCEEYGIGAYIINSVMDRSKDPKNMDIKDRGQVSSTRVRHALAIGNMKYVSELLGRRHRLVLMIKDQKGFTRSNNGRWKISASKSCLLNLAPKNGLYENCFVMFDNENSVRCDVFIDSNCIHLEIDDLGLNSDLICQDLNILGVEFGD; this is encoded by the exons ATGTTAGGTGGTGGCTCTCGTATTTCCCACCACTTACGAGACTGCAACCACCACCActtagggttagggttttgcTCCACCGGAATTGTCAAGCTCTCTTCCTTCATATTCAGACCTTCCAATTTAACCATAATCGGCGATAATCATTCTAATCGTCAACGATTTCAGCAGAGATTGGTGTCTTCTTCTAGTCTCCAGTGTAAATCCCCCGGTGAAATTCCCATTGCTTTCGATTGTTTCAG CCAACAAGAAGATGATCATGAGCCTCCCTCTGAAGGATTATCCGCAGTTGCAG GAGGAATAGTAGCTCTTGGAAAGTTTGATGCTCTTCACATTGGTCACCGAGAACTTGCAATTCAAGCATCGAAAGTCGGAACTCCGTATCTTCTATCTTTTGTGGGTATAGCAGAGGTACTAGGGTGGGAGCCCAG GGCTCCAATAGTCGCTAAATGTGATCGGAGTAGGGTTCTCGCCTCTTGGGCTTCATACTGCAGTAACGTAGCTCCATCAGAGTTCCAAATCGAATTTTCAAGTGTCCGACATCTCAATCCTCAACAATTCGTTGAGAAATTATCGAAAGAGCTCCGAGTATGTGGAGTCGTTGCAG GGGAGAACTACCGGTTCGGGTACAAAGCCGCCGGCGATGCAACCGACCTCGTACGCCTATGTGAAGAGTACGGTATAGGTGCATACATTATAAATTCTGTCATGGACAGAAGTAAAGATCCGAAAAACATGGACATAAAAGATAGAGGACAAGTCTCGTCTACACGAGTGCGACATGCTTTAGCTATAGGCAATATGAAATACGTGTCGGAACTACTAGGTCGTAGACACCGGCTCGTGTTGATGATAAAAGACCAGAAAGGATTTACTAGGAGTAACAACGGGAGATGGAAGATCTCAGCTTCAAAATCTTGTTTGCTGAATCTAGCACCAAAGAATGGGTTATATGAAAACTGTTTTGTTATGTTTGATAATGAGAATTCAGTGAGATGTGATGTGTTCATTGATTCAAATTGTATTCATTTAGAAATTGATGATTTAGGTCTTAATAGTGACTTAATTTGTCAAGATCTGAACATTTTGGGTGTTGAATTTGGTGATTAA